The following coding sequences are from one Zonotrichia albicollis isolate bZonAlb1 chromosome 13, bZonAlb1.hap1, whole genome shotgun sequence window:
- the UQCRFS1 gene encoding cytochrome b-c1 complex subunit Rieske, mitochondrial, whose product MLSVAARAGPLAPFVSAAAHAVPGPLRPLVPAAAHREHKVPLDVKRPLLCRESLSGRAARGGLVVSASLNAPTSVRCVHNDVAVPDFSAYRRQEVQDANASSQGSSDSRKGFSYLMTAATGVATAYVAKNVVTQFISSLSASADVLALSKIEIKLSDIPEGKNMAFKWRGKPLFVRHRTQAEISQEAGVDLSQLRDPQHDLDRVKKPEWVILVGVCTHLGCVPIANSGDFGGYYCPCHGSHYDASGRIRKGPAPLNLEVPTYQFIGDDTVVVG is encoded by the exons ATGCTGTCCGTGGCCGCCCGCGCCGGGCCCTTGGCGCCCTTCGTGTCCGCCGCCGCGCACGCCGTGCCCGGCCCACTCCGCCCGCTCGTCCCGGCCGCCGCGCACCGCGAACACAAGGTGCCGCTGGACGTGAAGCGGCCTCTGCTCTGCCGGGAGTCCCTgagcggccgcgccgcccgcGGGGGTCTCGTCGTCAGCGCCAGCCTGAACG CCCCCACCAGCGTGCGCTGTGTCCACAACGATGTGGCCGTCCCTGACTTCTCTGCCTACCGCCGCCAGGAGGTGCAGGATGCCAACGCCtcctcccagggcagcagcgACTCCAGGAAGGGCTTCTCCTACCTGATGACTGCAGCCACAGGTGTAGCAACAGCCTACGTCGCCAAGAATGTCGTCACCCAGTTCATTTCCAGCCTGAGTGCCTCTGCTGACGTGTTGGCCTTGTCCAAGATTGAGATCAAGCTGTCTGACATTCCAGAAGGCAAGAACATGGCTTTCAAGTGGAGAGGGAAGCCCCTGTTTGTGCGTCACAGAACCCAGGCAGAGATCAGTCAGGAGGCTGGAGTGGATCTGTCCCAGCTGAGGGATCCTCAGCACGACCTGGACAGAGTGAAGAAGCCCGAGTGGGTGATCCTGGTGGGGGTGTGCACTCACCTGGGCTGTGTCCCCATTGCCAACTCGGGCGATTTCGGCGGCTACTACTGCCCCTGCCACGGCTCCCACTACGACGCCTCTGGCAGGATCAGGAAAGGCCCCGCGCCCTTAAACCTCGAGGTCCCAACTTACCAGTTCATTGGGGATGACACGGTGGTGGTTGGCTGA